In one window of Pseudanabaena sp. BC1403 DNA:
- the obgE gene encoding GTPase ObgE: protein MHFIDRVTIHVKSGDGGDGLVAFRREKYVPAGGPAGGNGGNGGSVILQATTDLQTLLDFRFENIFKAENGERGGPSNMTGKKGSDRVIKVPIGTVVMNEETGEVLGDLTEVDQTLFVAKGGKGGLGNKYFLSNQNRAPDYALPGLPGEELNLYLELKLIAEVGIIGLPNAGKSTLISVVSAARPKIADYPFTTLVPNLGVVSKPSGDGIVFADIPGLIEGASDGIGLGHDFLRHVERTKLLIHLIDVTQDDPLAAYHTIQEELAAYGHGLADKPQILALNKIDAMLPEDVEEVAAQFDLPILAISAASKKGLDKLLQSVWKTLEKFDQQNP, encoded by the coding sequence ATGCATTTTATAGATCGAGTTACGATACATGTGAAATCTGGAGATGGTGGCGATGGGCTAGTTGCATTTCGCCGCGAGAAATATGTGCCTGCGGGTGGGCCTGCGGGTGGCAATGGCGGTAATGGTGGTTCCGTTATTTTGCAAGCGACAACCGATCTCCAAACCCTGCTAGATTTTCGCTTCGAGAATATTTTTAAAGCTGAGAATGGTGAGCGTGGTGGCCCCAGCAATATGACGGGTAAAAAAGGGAGCGATCGCGTAATCAAAGTCCCCATCGGTACGGTGGTGATGAATGAAGAAACAGGCGAAGTTTTGGGCGATCTTACTGAGGTTGACCAAACTTTGTTTGTAGCGAAAGGCGGCAAAGGAGGCTTAGGCAATAAATATTTCTTGAGTAATCAAAATCGCGCCCCTGACTACGCTTTACCAGGATTACCAGGAGAAGAACTTAATCTTTATTTAGAACTAAAGTTAATTGCGGAAGTCGGGATCATAGGGTTGCCAAATGCTGGCAAGTCAACATTGATCTCAGTCGTATCTGCTGCCCGTCCTAAGATTGCCGATTATCCTTTCACCACGCTCGTCCCAAATCTAGGTGTAGTTTCTAAGCCCTCAGGCGATGGTATTGTCTTCGCGGATATTCCTGGGCTAATCGAAGGCGCATCCGATGGCATTGGTTTAGGTCATGACTTTTTACGACATGTTGAACGTACTAAGCTCTTAATTCATCTAATCGATGTCACTCAAGATGATCCCCTAGCGGCGTATCACACAATTCAAGAAGAGCTAGCTGCCTATGGTCATGGATTGGCAGACAAACCCCAGATTCTAGCTCTAAATAAAATTGATGCGATGTTACCTGAAGATGTTGAGGAGGTAGCCGCACAGTTTGATCTACCGATTCTGGCAATTTCAGCTGCTTCTAAGAAAGGACTAGATAAGCTCTTGCAATCAGTCTGGAAAACATTAGAAAAGTTCGATCAGCAAAACCCATAA
- a CDS encoding SH3 domain-containing protein, which yields MRFSETAKSTTSLAFSLGLIGAIVLTGWYYVILPYRKTPQKPAFPNDLKAAPAPKSPIAEIKVKPIPQPTVKAKPKPNDVKYQGKVNASIGLVFRADPNQSARNVGGADFNTKVAVIKETPDREWVFVRNESTKEEGWVRVGNITKE from the coding sequence ATGAGATTTTCAGAAACCGCAAAATCGACTACAAGTTTAGCTTTTAGCCTAGGATTAATTGGGGCAATTGTGTTGACAGGCTGGTACTATGTCATTTTGCCCTATAGAAAGACTCCTCAAAAACCTGCATTCCCTAATGATCTCAAAGCTGCGCCTGCCCCAAAATCGCCGATCGCAGAGATTAAAGTGAAGCCAATTCCTCAGCCCACGGTCAAAGCTAAACCAAAACCTAATGATGTAAAGTATCAAGGTAAAGTCAATGCAAGTATTGGTCTAGTATTTCGTGCCGATCCCAATCAGTCTGCTCGGAACGTTGGTGGTGCTGACTTTAATACAAAAGTTGCTGTAATTAAAGAAACACCCGATCGCGAATGGGTGTTTGTTAGAAATGAAAGCACAAAAGAAGAAGGCTGGGTGCGCGTCGGCAACATTACCAAAGAGTGA
- a CDS encoding cation diffusion facilitator family transporter gives MPHQHKHPPHQHHGHSHDGHHHTNYNRAFIVGLSLNGGFVIAEFVFGLLAHSVSLIADAGHNLSDVLGLIISWVAIFLSRRQPSSRYTYGWRKSSILATFLNAIFLLVVTGGIIWEAIQRLLQPDSMVEGVVIIIVAAIGIAINTGTALMFLSGRKGDMNIRAVFLHMAADALVSLGVVLSGIAIIFTKWYWLDPAFSLVISALIIFSTWELLKDSFNLAIDGVPNDIDERVVRTYLSECPGVTQIHDLHIWNMSTVDTALTAHLVIPSGYYDDRFLEQVSQDLHNRFGIQHTTLQIESGDPDHPCVLVNSCRKEE, from the coding sequence ATGCCACATCAGCACAAACATCCCCCTCATCAGCATCACGGACATTCCCATGATGGACATCATCATACAAACTATAACCGTGCATTTATTGTCGGATTATCGCTAAATGGAGGATTCGTAATTGCTGAATTTGTCTTTGGTCTATTGGCGCATTCAGTATCACTGATTGCTGATGCAGGACATAATCTGAGTGATGTTTTAGGGCTAATCATTTCATGGGTAGCTATTTTTTTGTCTCGCCGTCAACCCTCTAGCCGCTATACCTATGGGTGGCGCAAGTCATCAATTTTAGCCACTTTCCTAAATGCGATCTTTTTGTTGGTTGTAACGGGTGGCATTATCTGGGAAGCCATTCAGCGATTATTGCAACCAGATAGTATGGTTGAAGGCGTAGTGATTATTATCGTTGCAGCGATCGGCATTGCGATTAATACGGGAACTGCTTTGATGTTTTTATCAGGTCGTAAGGGTGATATGAATATCCGTGCTGTTTTTCTGCACATGGCAGCAGATGCCTTGGTATCTTTAGGCGTGGTTTTATCTGGGATTGCGATTATTTTTACCAAATGGTATTGGCTTGACCCTGCATTCAGTCTTGTGATTAGCGCTTTAATTATTTTTAGTACTTGGGAGTTGTTGAAAGATTCATTTAATTTGGCGATCGATGGCGTTCCCAACGATATTGACGAGCGAGTAGTACGTACTTATCTATCTGAATGTCCAGGTGTGACTCAAATTCACGATTTACATATTTGGAATATGAGTACAGTAGACACTGCTTTAACGGCTCATTTAGTTATTCCTTCGGGATATTATGATGATCGATTTCTGGAGCAAGTTAGCCAAGATTTGCATAATCGCTTTGGCATTCAACATACAACTTTACAAATTGAAAGCGGCGATCCAGATCATCCTTGTGTTCTTGTAAATAGCTGCCGCAAGGAAGAATAA